The DNA segment CCGGTCCGCGGCCTCGGCGTGGTCGAACCCTGGCTGCTCGCCCACCGCCCGTCCCGGCCCTGACCCGGTCTTGACCGTGCCCGGGACCTTGTCCGGGACGTTGACCAGAACCTAGTCCTTCGGCCCGTCCAGCAGATCCACGCACAGCCCGATCACCGGCACGCACACCCCGCCCGGCGGGGGTGCGGGCGCGGTCGTGCCGTGGCTGGGGGCGGGAGTGGGTGCCGGGGCGGTCGCCGAGGCCGGTGGTGGCTGTGGCCGCGTCGTCGTCGGCGGGTGCGGTGCGGTGGTCGCCGGCGGGGGCGCCGGCTTCGGGGCGCTCGTCGAAATGGTGGTCGGAATGGTGGTCGGGACATCCGTACCGTCCGCGGCCGTCCCGGGCGTGGCCCGGGTGTCCGGTCCGGCCGCGGCTGTGCCGGTCGGCGCGGGACTCACCCCGCCCATGGCAGAGGCGGCCGACGGCAGCGCGGCGGGGGACGCCGCGATCGTGGCCGACACGCCTGTGGACCGCTCGGTGGCGTCCCCACCCGTACCGGCCCGCGGCTCGGCCTCGGCGCTGCCGGGCGTGCCGATCCCGGACTCCGGCGCCACACGCACCAGGCTGAGCACTCCCGCGGCCAGCACGAGACTCCCGGCGGCGAGCAGCCCCTTACGGTGGCGCGGCTTGCGATGCCGCCCCCGCCGACCGCCTCCGGCGCCGACCCGCGCGGACACGCCTTCCGCACCGGCTCTCGGCGCGGACACGCCTTCCGTACCGCGCCCCCGCGCCGACACGCCACCTTCGACGCCCGCATCAGCCTCGTCCGGCCCGGGAGCGGGTACGGGCTCCGCGCGTTCGGGGTCTGCGACAGGGCTGGGCGGTGTGGTCGACGTGGGCGGCGTGGCGGCCTCGGCCGGCGCTGTCGAGCCGGCCGGTTCGCAGGGGTCTGCCGACGCGGAAGGTGTGGCGGGACGGGGCGGTGTGGCCGAGGGGGCCGGCCCGGTGATCGCGACCGGCTGACGGAACGCGGCGGGCCTGCGGGGTGTCCGCGACCGGGACGGCCCTGCCGGCTTCGATGCCTCCCTGCGCGCGGTCGGCTCGGCGGTGCCGGGTGGGCCGGGCGGATCGACCAGGGTGGACGGGGTCGACGGGCCGTACGGAGCGGGCGGTGCGGGGGGCTCTGACGTGGCTGCTGCGGGAGCCCCCGCAGGTATCGGTGTCTTCGGTGTCATGAGATCCCTCCCCGCCGCACGCCGAGGACGCGCTGTGGCGGTGCAGCACGCTATGCGCTCCCGTGGGTGATGTGGGGCGAGTCGGTCGGGATGTCACTCGAACGGGCGTAGGACAGCGGGCCGGGGCGGCTCTTTCCCGGGGTGGGGTACGGCTGCGATGATCGGGCCGACAGTGAGTTAACCCGCGTTAACCGGAGGGTGTCATGGCTGAGGAGCGGTTCGGGGAGTTCGTGCTGGTGCGGCGGCACGGGCATGTGGCGGAGCTGGTGCTGGACCGGCCCAAGGCCATGAACGCCGTCTCGACGGAGATGGCCCGCTCCCTCGCGGCGGCGTGCGCGGCGCTCGCCGCCGACCAGGATGCGCGGGTGGTCGTCCTGACGTCGTCGCACGAGCGGGCGTTCTGTGTCGGGGCGGACCTGAAGGAGCGGAACTCCTTCAGTGACGCGGACCTGGTGCGGCAGCGGCCGGTGGCGCGGGGGGCGTACACCGGGGTGCTGGAACTGCCGATGCCGACGATCGCGGCGGTGCACGGGTTCGCGCTGGGCGGCGGGTTCGAGCTGGCGCTGTCCTGCGACCTGATCGTCGCCGACCGTACGGCGGTGGTGGGGCTGCCCGAGGTGTCCGTGGGGGTGATTCCCGGCGGCGGCGGCACGCAGTTGCTGCCGCGGCGGGTCGGGGCGGCGCGCGCCGCCGAGCTGATCTTCTCCGCGCGGCGGGTGGAGGCGGCGGAGGCCGCCGAGCTGGGCCTGGTCGACCAGCTGGTGGAGGAGGGGCGGGACCGCGAGGAGGCGCTGGCGCTGGCGGCGCGGATCGCCGGGAACTCGCCGGTGGGCCTGCGGTCGGCCAAACGGGCGCTGCGGCTGGGGCACGGGCTGGATCTCCGGGCCGGCCTGGAGGTCGAGGACGCGGCCTGGCGCGCCACGGCGTTCTCGGGGGACCGGGCGGAGGGCGTCGCGGCCTTCAACGAGAAGCGCAGGCCGGAGTGGCCGGGAGAGTGATCCCCGCCCCCGCGGGCACCCTCCGTCACCGCCCGGCCGCCCGCCACGCACCGGCTCGCGGCGACCCGGATTCGTCCACCTGATCGCACGACAAATGCACCAATCATTCCCATTCCTCCCTAACCTGGGGTGATGGGTGAGGACAACCGGCTGGCCGCCGTGGTGGCGCTGGCGCAGGGGATGGCAGCGGCGCACACCCCGCGGGAGTCGTGGCTGGCCGCCGCGCTCGGCGCGTGCCGGGCGCTGGACGGGAACTTCGCGGCGCTGTCGGTGTGGGAACGGGAGCTGGGGCGGCTGCGGGTCCTGGTGAACGCGGGGGAGCGCGCCCCGGACGAGGAGGAGTTCCCGGAGGCCGAGGCCTACCCGGTGCATCAGTTCCCGGAGATCGCCGAGTTCCTGCACGAGAAGTGGGCCGGGGGAGGCGGCGTCAACGCGTGGGTCGAGACCGCGCAGGGCCCCGCCGCCGGCACCCCCGGCTACTTCCACCAGCGGGTCGCCGCCCTGCGCCGCAGACGCCGCGGCTGCTGTGTCGTGGCCCCCGTCGTGCTGCACGGCAGGGCCTGGGGCGAGCTGTATGTCGCCCGCGCGGTCGGCGCCCCGGTCTTCGGGCGCCCCGACGCCGACTTCGCCACCGTGCTGGCCGCGGTCGTCGCCGCCGGCATCGCGCAGACCGAGCGGCTGGAGGAGGCCGAGCGGCTCGCGTTCACGGACGCGCTCACCGGCCTCGCCAACCGCCGCGCCGTGGACGTACGCCTGGAGGAGGCCATCGAGCGGCACCGCGCGGACGGGGTGGTCGTCAG comes from the Streptomyces sp. NBC_00820 genome and includes:
- a CDS encoding enoyl-CoA hydratase/isomerase family protein, giving the protein MAEERFGEFVLVRRHGHVAELVLDRPKAMNAVSTEMARSLAAACAALAADQDARVVVLTSSHERAFCVGADLKERNSFSDADLVRQRPVARGAYTGVLELPMPTIAAVHGFALGGGFELALSCDLIVADRTAVVGLPEVSVGVIPGGGGTQLLPRRVGAARAAELIFSARRVEAAEAAELGLVDQLVEEGRDREEALALAARIAGNSPVGLRSAKRALRLGHGLDLRAGLEVEDAAWRATAFSGDRAEGVAAFNEKRRPEWPGE
- a CDS encoding GGDEF domain-containing protein, with translation MGEDNRLAAVVALAQGMAAAHTPRESWLAAALGACRALDGNFAALSVWERELGRLRVLVNAGERAPDEEEFPEAEAYPVHQFPEIAEFLHEKWAGGGGVNAWVETAQGPAAGTPGYFHQRVAALRRRRRGCCVVAPVVLHGRAWGELYVARAVGAPVFGRPDADFATVLAAVVAAGIAQTERLEEAERLAFTDALTGLANRRAVDVRLEEAIERHRADGVVVSLVVCDLNGLKRVNDTHGHAVGDRLLERFGSVLSLCGAMVPGALAARLGGDEFCLLAVGPPAGDVVKAAEELCRRAAELELGEGVACGVASTEEPIGPVRDARRLFRLADAAQYRAKALRADRPVVAGREGPDDPVVRLADESSRPPARAERRRFRGRRP